One region of Brassica napus cultivar Da-Ae chromosome A10, Da-Ae, whole genome shotgun sequence genomic DNA includes:
- the LOC106370227 gene encoding VQ motif-containing protein 33 — translation MEVSSTSSLCSKPEQIMQNPPPIISSPRFLQPQTRSLPHHEQHQHLSNPYPTTFVQADTSTFKQVVQMLTGSSSTDTNTGKHHEAPSPVNNNKGGFSIPPIKKTNSFKLYERRQNNNNNMFAKNDLMINTLRLQNSQRLMFSSGNNVHQSPRFSPRNSSSENVLLSPSMLDFPKLGLNSPVTPLRSNNDPFNKSSPLSLGSSSEEDKAIAEKGYFLHPSPVSTPRDSQPLLLPLFPVTSPRNP, via the coding sequence ATGGAGGTCTCATCAACATCATCCCTGTGCTCAAAACCAGAACAAATCATGCAAAACCCCCCTCCCATAATCTCATCTCCTAGGTTTCTGCAGCCTCAGACAAGATCTCTTCCTCATCATGAGCAGCATCAACATCTATCTAATCCTTACCCAACAACATTTGTTCAAGCAGACACTTCCACTTTCAAACAAGTTGTTCAGATGCTAACGGGCTCCTCTTCCACCGATACCAACACCGGAAAACACCACGAAGCTCCTTCTCCGGTGAACAACAACAAAGGAGGTTTCTCAATACCACCCATCAAGAAAACCAACAGCTTCAAGCTCTACGAaagaagacaaaacaataacaacaacatgTTTGCTAAGAATGACCTAATGATCAATACTTTAAGGCTTCAAAACTCTCAGAGGTTGATGTTCTCAAGCGGAAACAATGTTCATCAAAGCCCAAGATTCTCTCCAAGGAACAGTTCATCAGAGAATGTTCTTCTGTCTCCAAGCATGCTAGATTTCCCGAAGCTAGGGTTAAACAGTCCCGTTACTCCACTGAGAAGCAACAATGACCCCTTCAACAAGTCATCTCCTTTGTCTTTAGGCAGCTCATCTGAAGAAGACAAAGCCATCGCTGAAAAAGGATACTTTCTTCATCCTTCTCCAGTTTCAACTCCTAGAGACTCTCAGCCActgcttcttcctctttttccGGTTACTTCTCCGAGGAATCCATAA